The Shewanella japonica genome has a window encoding:
- the dut gene encoding dUTP diphosphatase yields the protein MKTPVELKLLDSRIGSEFPLPNYATPGSAGMDLRAMIDTTMVIEPGKTVLIPTGIAVHVADPSLAAVILPRSGLGHKHGIVLGNLVGLIDSDYQGPLMVSCWNRSDEPFTLEIGDRLAQLVFVPVVQAQFTLVDEFDTSDRGEGGFGHSGTK from the coding sequence ATGAAGACACCTGTAGAATTAAAGTTACTCGACTCCCGCATAGGCAGCGAGTTTCCACTACCAAACTATGCCACACCAGGCAGTGCTGGTATGGACTTGCGCGCCATGATCGATACCACCATGGTCATTGAGCCAGGTAAAACAGTGTTAATCCCCACAGGGATTGCAGTACACGTTGCCGATCCAAGTCTTGCGGCAGTGATTTTGCCTCGCTCAGGTTTGGGGCATAAACACGGCATTGTGTTAGGTAACTTAGTCGGCTTAATTGACTCTGATTACCAAGGACCATTAATGGTGTCTTGCTGGAATCGTAGCGATGAGCCTTTTACATTAGAAATAGGTGATCGTTTAGCGCAACTGGTGTTTGTTCCTGTTGTTCAAGCACAATTTACCTTAGTCGATGAGTTTGATACCTCAGATCGTGGTGAAGGCGGATTTGGTCACTCAGGTACCAAATAA
- the coaBC gene encoding bifunctional phosphopantothenoylcysteine decarboxylase/phosphopantothenate--cysteine ligase CoaBC: protein MLTNKKVLLGIGGGIAAYKSADLIRRLKERGADVRVVMSQSAMEFITPLTIQALSGHPVASDLLDPAAEAAMGHIELARWADVVIVAPATANLIARINAGMADELLTTTCLATEAPVIVCPAMNQQMYRNQATQENLANIARKGITVWGPASGDQACGEVGPGRMMEPLAIAEQLINFFGPKPLAGVKLLLTAGPTREAIDPVRYISNHSSGKMGFALATAATQMGAEVTLVSGPVNLATPSHVNRIDVESAQNMLDAVMEHVDGQDIFIGCAAVADYRIAEVAESKIKKSAENMRLEMIRNPDILANVAALKNRPFTVGFAAETDNVEEYARGKLERKKLDLIAANDVSIAGLGFNADANALHVFWQDGSQQLPATDKLTLAKQLLTLIATKIKTS from the coding sequence ATGCTGACAAATAAAAAAGTCCTTTTGGGTATCGGTGGTGGCATAGCCGCGTATAAAAGTGCTGACTTAATTCGTCGCCTCAAAGAACGTGGCGCAGATGTTCGTGTGGTCATGAGCCAAAGCGCCATGGAATTTATCACCCCGTTAACCATTCAAGCTTTATCAGGTCACCCTGTTGCTTCTGACTTACTGGATCCCGCAGCTGAAGCTGCAATGGGGCACATTGAATTAGCTCGCTGGGCTGATGTAGTCATCGTAGCGCCAGCAACAGCAAACCTTATTGCCCGCATTAATGCTGGCATGGCAGATGAATTGCTAACGACCACCTGCTTAGCCACAGAAGCGCCAGTAATAGTGTGTCCAGCCATGAACCAGCAAATGTATCGTAATCAAGCCACTCAAGAAAACCTTGCCAATATTGCTCGCAAAGGCATCACAGTATGGGGGCCAGCGAGTGGCGACCAAGCCTGTGGCGAAGTGGGTCCTGGTCGGATGATGGAGCCGTTAGCCATTGCTGAGCAGCTCATCAATTTCTTTGGCCCTAAACCGTTAGCAGGAGTCAAACTACTCCTCACAGCAGGCCCAACTCGAGAAGCGATTGACCCAGTGCGTTATATTTCTAACCATAGTTCAGGCAAAATGGGCTTCGCATTGGCCACAGCGGCGACACAAATGGGCGCTGAAGTCACCTTAGTATCAGGGCCAGTCAATTTAGCGACCCCAAGTCATGTCAACCGTATTGATGTTGAATCAGCCCAAAACATGCTTGATGCTGTTATGGAGCATGTTGATGGTCAGGATATCTTTATAGGCTGTGCTGCTGTCGCAGATTACCGCATTGCTGAAGTAGCAGAATCAAAAATCAAAAAATCAGCTGAGAATATGCGGCTTGAGATGATCCGTAATCCAGACATTCTTGCCAATGTAGCCGCATTAAAAAATCGTCCTTTCACTGTAGGTTTTGCTGCTGAGACCGATAACGTAGAAGAATACGCCCGTGGCAAGCTTGAGCGAAAAAAGTTGGACTTAATTGCCGCAAACGACGTATCAATCGCTGGGCTTGGTTTTAATGCTGACGCCAATGCATTACATGTTTTTTGGCAGGACGGTAGTCAACAGCTGCCAGCAACCGATAAACTGACCCTAGCAAAACAATTACTTACTTTAATAGCAACAAAAATAAAAACATCATGA
- the radC gene encoding RadC family protein — MAIKDWPEGEGPRDKLLHHGAGHLSDAELLAVLLRNGLAGHNAVDLAREMITEFGGLRALFSASQSQVCQLAGVGPVKFAQMQAASEISKRIFQENMHRGQILINPDLTRDYLMRQLADRSYEVFALLLLDSQHRVIQFVELFRGTINSASVYPREVVALVLEKKAAAVIVCHNHPSGIAEPSQADRQITDRLKKALSTIDVSLLDHMVVGDQQIISFAERGWIF, encoded by the coding sequence ATGGCAATAAAAGATTGGCCAGAAGGAGAAGGTCCACGAGATAAGTTACTTCATCATGGGGCTGGGCACTTATCAGATGCAGAATTATTGGCTGTATTATTGCGAAATGGGTTAGCAGGCCATAATGCGGTGGATTTGGCTCGAGAAATGATCACAGAATTTGGCGGATTACGGGCTTTATTTTCAGCATCACAGTCTCAAGTGTGTCAATTAGCGGGTGTTGGGCCGGTAAAATTTGCTCAAATGCAGGCTGCATCGGAGATTTCGAAGCGAATTTTTCAAGAAAATATGCATCGAGGACAAATTTTAATAAATCCTGATTTAACTCGGGACTATTTAATGAGACAATTAGCAGACCGATCCTATGAAGTGTTCGCATTATTATTGTTGGATAGCCAACATAGAGTGATTCAGTTTGTAGAATTATTCCGCGGAACGATTAATTCGGCATCAGTATATCCACGTGAAGTGGTGGCGTTGGTGCTGGAGAAAAAGGCTGCGGCAGTCATAGTGTGTCATAATCACCCGTCTGGCATTGCAGAGCCAAGTCAGGCAGATCGGCAAATTACTGACAGATTAAAAAAAGCCCTCTCTACTATCGATGTTTCTCTATTAGATCATATGGTTGTAGGTGATCAGCAGATAATATCCTTTGCTGAACGTGGGTGGATATTTTAA
- the rpmB gene encoding 50S ribosomal protein L28: MSRVCQVTGKKPMVGNNRSHAKNSTRRRFLPNLQNHRFWLEEEKRFVQLRVSTKGIRIIDKKGIEVVVKELRARGEKV; encoded by the coding sequence ATGTCAAGAGTATGCCAAGTAACTGGCAAGAAGCCGATGGTTGGTAACAACCGTTCGCACGCTAAAAATTCGACTCGTCGTCGTTTTTTACCTAACCTACAAAACCACCGTTTTTGGTTAGAAGAAGAAAAACGCTTCGTGCAACTACGTGTATCTACTAAAGGTATCCGTATCATCGATAAAAAAGGTATTGAAGTTGTAGTTAAAGAACTTCGTGCCCGCGGCGAGAAGGTATAA
- the rpmG gene encoding 50S ribosomal protein L33, whose translation MAKSKGNREKIKLVSSAKTGHFYTTEKNKRNMPEKMEIKKFDPVIRQHVIYKEAKIK comes from the coding sequence ATGGCTAAATCTAAAGGTAATCGTGAGAAGATCAAATTAGTATCTAGTGCTAAAACTGGTCACTTCTACACTACTGAAAAAAATAAGCGTAACATGCCTGAAAAAATGGAAATCAAAAAATTTGATCCAGTTATTCGTCAGCACGTTATCTACAAAGAAGCTAAAATCAAGTAA
- the argA gene encoding amino-acid N-acetyltransferase: MPLRTTELVDGFRHSAPYVNVHRGKTFVVMLGGEALLHNQFRGILNDVALLHSLGIKVVLVYGARPQIDAALHDANIEPTYHNGVRITDEDSLKVIKQVAGAVQFDITARLSMSLGNTPMQNAQINLVSGNFVIAQPLGIDDGVDFCLTGKVRRIDTQGLERQLNNNCIVLMGPMAVSVTGECFNLTAEEVATQVAIKLKADKIIGFSNTHGILDDSGEVIAELMPNGAQAIWDDMNQAGEACVGTMAFLKASIDACRNGVPRCHLVSYLEDGTLLQELFSREGIGTQIVTESAERLRRANIGDIGGILDLIRPLEEQGILVRRSREQLEMEIEQFMLIERDSLVIGCAALYPFEEDNAGEFACLVVHPDYRDADRGSVLLNNIIGQARVRGYSRLFALTTRSIHWFLEHGFNIVEVDALPNVKKQLYNFQRKSKILALDL, encoded by the coding sequence GTGCCTTTAAGAACCACAGAACTTGTTGATGGATTCCGTCACTCAGCGCCATATGTCAATGTGCATCGCGGCAAAACCTTCGTTGTGATGCTTGGTGGCGAAGCACTGCTACATAATCAATTTAGAGGCATTCTCAATGATGTCGCCTTGTTGCACTCTTTAGGGATTAAAGTCGTGCTAGTTTATGGTGCCCGCCCTCAAATTGACGCGGCATTGCATGATGCGAACATCGAGCCTACGTATCACAATGGTGTGCGTATAACCGACGAAGACTCGCTTAAAGTCATTAAGCAAGTTGCCGGTGCTGTGCAATTTGATATAACCGCGCGCTTATCGATGAGCTTGGGTAATACACCGATGCAAAATGCGCAAATCAACTTAGTGAGCGGCAATTTTGTTATTGCACAGCCATTAGGTATTGATGATGGCGTCGATTTTTGCCTGACTGGCAAAGTGCGCCGTATTGATACCCAAGGGTTAGAGCGTCAATTAAATAATAACTGTATTGTGTTAATGGGTCCTATGGCGGTCTCAGTGACTGGTGAGTGTTTTAATTTAACGGCTGAAGAGGTTGCCACCCAAGTGGCGATAAAGTTAAAGGCAGATAAGATCATTGGCTTTAGTAATACTCACGGCATTTTAGATGACTCAGGCGAGGTGATTGCCGAGTTAATGCCTAATGGCGCACAAGCTATTTGGGATGACATGAATCAAGCTGGCGAAGCCTGTGTTGGTACTATGGCCTTCTTAAAAGCCAGTATTGATGCGTGTCGTAATGGCGTGCCACGTTGTCATTTAGTGAGTTACCTTGAAGATGGCACCTTGTTGCAAGAGTTATTCTCTCGTGAAGGTATTGGTACCCAGATTGTGACCGAAAGTGCCGAACGATTACGTCGGGCAAACATTGGCGATATCGGTGGTATCTTAGATTTAATTAGACCACTAGAAGAGCAAGGGATACTGGTTAGACGCTCTCGTGAGCAACTGGAAATGGAAATCGAACAGTTTATGCTGATTGAGCGTGACAGTTTGGTGATTGGTTGTGCAGCACTGTATCCATTTGAAGAAGATAATGCCGGTGAGTTTGCTTGTTTAGTCGTGCATCCCGATTACCGTGATGCCGACAGAGGTAGCGTGCTATTGAATAACATTATTGGTCAAGCCAGAGTCAGAGGCTATTCACGGCTATTTGCCTTAACGACTCGCAGTATTCATTGGTTTTTAGAGCATGGCTTTAATATTGTTGAGGTTGATGCGCTGCCGAATGTCAAAAAGCAGCTATATAATTTTCAACGTAAATCAAAAATATTGGCCCTAGATTTATAA
- a CDS encoding PH domain-containing protein, with product MNIELAGLTANGLANFIGVMMGLLLLTLLLKLKKMPSMAVYASLGIIIAVFGLFSITLYQTQHAELSAEENLQVTLTIPLYGQVFQQDELVWQQARVINLIEAPQYMPTRRTNGLGLSGYSLGWFTLQNGDKALVSVTTNENVLLLPTEKGYSLLLSLENPQAAMAKMTAWQD from the coding sequence ATGAATATAGAACTGGCAGGGCTAACAGCGAATGGTTTAGCTAATTTCATCGGCGTTATGATGGGCTTATTGCTGCTCACGTTACTTTTAAAACTGAAAAAGATGCCAAGCATGGCCGTTTACGCAAGCTTAGGGATAATTATTGCGGTGTTTGGTTTGTTTTCTATTACCTTGTATCAAACGCAACACGCGGAGTTATCGGCCGAGGAAAATCTTCAGGTGACACTGACTATTCCACTCTACGGACAAGTATTTCAGCAAGATGAATTAGTTTGGCAGCAAGCCAGAGTGATTAATCTTATTGAGGCGCCGCAATATATGCCTACAAGACGAACTAATGGTCTTGGCTTGTCAGGTTACTCATTAGGATGGTTTACGCTGCAAAACGGCGATAAGGCGTTAGTATCAGTGACTACAAACGAGAATGTCTTGTTGTTACCCACTGAAAAGGGGTATTCGTTGTTGTTATCGTTAGAAAACCCGCAAGCAGCAATGGCAAAAATGACTGCTTGGCAGGATTAA
- the rarD gene encoding EamA family transporter RarD: MQDLEHRKGIALAICAYCLWGIAPLYFKLLSDVSALETLAHRVVWSFIFIIILMQFLGGFSRLTTLLKKPKQLLVLALTSVLIAANWLIFIWAINNDQMLDASLGYFINPLFNVLLGMVFLSERLRKLQWAAVALASIGVLIQLISFGSIPLVSLALAASFGFYGLLRKKVNIDAKTGLLVETAILLPIALGYLALTLDTASANMLTNDMTMNLTLIAAGIVTTVPLLCFAGAAMRIPLSMLGFFQYIGPSIMFILAIFLYKEPFDIEKGITFGFIWSALVVFTTDMALQRRRRLKQS; this comes from the coding sequence ATGCAAGATCTTGAACATCGTAAAGGCATAGCCCTTGCCATTTGTGCCTACTGTCTATGGGGAATTGCACCGCTTTATTTCAAGTTACTGAGTGACGTTTCTGCGCTGGAAACCTTAGCGCACCGTGTCGTGTGGTCATTTATTTTTATTATCATTTTAATGCAGTTTTTGGGCGGTTTCTCTCGCTTAACGACCTTGCTGAAAAAGCCCAAACAGCTATTGGTGTTAGCACTCACCTCGGTGCTCATTGCTGCTAATTGGTTGATATTTATTTGGGCCATTAATAACGATCAAATGCTTGATGCCAGCTTAGGCTACTTCATTAATCCATTATTTAATGTGCTATTGGGAATGGTCTTTTTATCTGAGCGATTACGCAAATTGCAGTGGGCTGCAGTGGCGCTAGCCAGTATTGGCGTTTTGATTCAGCTCATTTCATTCGGCTCAATACCTTTAGTATCTCTGGCATTAGCAGCTTCTTTTGGCTTTTATGGTTTACTGCGTAAAAAGGTCAATATCGACGCTAAAACAGGCTTATTAGTTGAAACCGCTATTTTGCTCCCTATCGCACTCGGCTATTTAGCGCTCACATTAGACACAGCCAGCGCGAATATGCTGACTAATGATATGACAATGAACCTCACACTGATTGCAGCAGGTATTGTCACTACAGTGCCATTATTGTGCTTTGCTGGTGCAGCCATGCGCATTCCGCTATCGATGCTGGGATTCTTTCAGTATATCGGTCCCAGTATCATGTTTATTTTGGCAATATTTTTATACAAGGAACCATTCGATATTGAAAAGGGCATCACCTTTGGGTTTATTTGGAGTGCTTTAGTGGTCTTTACTACCGATATGGCACTACAACGACGCCGTCGTTTAAAGCAAAGCTAA
- a CDS encoding thioesterase family protein, with product MTTDVQRKVLQQVADIFDKHVPFHNLLGLEIKRYDIDGVEVVIKMKPELIGNIHQHILHGGVTATLLDVVGGLTCFAGLVSSREDWTIEALEQRLTTLGTIDMRVDYLRPGRGEIFTATGCVIRSGNRVSVCRMELHNEQGTHIAFGTGTYMVG from the coding sequence ATGACCACGGACGTTCAACGTAAAGTATTACAACAAGTGGCTGATATTTTTGATAAGCATGTCCCTTTTCATAATCTACTCGGATTAGAAATCAAGCGTTACGATATCGACGGTGTTGAAGTGGTGATTAAAATGAAACCCGAACTCATTGGCAATATTCATCAACACATATTACATGGTGGAGTGACAGCCACACTGCTCGATGTGGTCGGTGGGTTAACCTGTTTTGCAGGCTTAGTTTCAAGCCGAGAAGATTGGACCATTGAAGCGTTAGAGCAACGGCTCACTACGCTCGGTACAATTGATATGCGAGTCGATTACCTTCGCCCTGGCCGAGGGGAAATATTTACCGCTACAGGATGTGTGATCCGTTCAGGTAATCGTGTTTCAGTGTGCCGAATGGAGCTGCATAATGAACAAGGTACTCATATCGCATTTGGCACGGGAACTTATATGGTTGGCTGA
- the recQ gene encoding DNA helicase RecQ has product MDNHISGSVEAQPQQISVPTPALEQDALGYHLQQIFGYRDFREGQREIIEQTLNGQDTLVIMPTGGGKSMCYQLPALLLPGLTVVVSPLISLMKDQVDSLTQSGVAAAYLNSSLPREETVAILRRLHQGEIKLLYVSPERLLRPDFIERLHELQVSLFAIDEAHCISQWGHDFRPEYAALGQLKQIFPYIPLMALTATADQATRESICQRLHITPFCLLSSFDRPNIRYTVVEKLNAANQLKQFLQLQKGSNGIIYCSSRRRVDEVADRLKLQGFSAAAYHAGMTQEERVDIQDKFLKDKIDIVVATVAFGMGINKSNVRFVVHYDIPKSVESYYQETGRAGRDGLDAEAYMLFDPADIGRVKHLIEQSEPGPQQDVEFHKMNTMAAFAEAQTCRRQVLLHYFDESADKPCGNCDVCIDPPKKYDGSEDAKKVLSCIFRLNQHFGVNQVIDVLRGSKAANVMDRGHNKLSTWGIGKEQSHEYWLSVTRQLIHLGLASQDITRGSSVKLNESARAVLKGEVTLQLAEPRIQLVTTKRRSSASRAPQQYDRKLFARLKLLRRELAEEHDVPPYLVFNDATLAEMAAMVPTSAGEMLAVNGVGERKLSRFGNAFLDEISQYLIES; this is encoded by the coding sequence ATGGACAATCATATCTCAGGTTCAGTAGAAGCACAGCCGCAGCAGATTTCAGTTCCCACTCCAGCATTGGAGCAGGACGCACTCGGCTATCATTTACAACAGATATTTGGTTATCGTGACTTCAGAGAAGGTCAGCGTGAGATTATTGAGCAAACGTTAAACGGCCAAGACACATTAGTTATCATGCCCACAGGTGGCGGTAAAAGTATGTGTTATCAGCTGCCAGCTTTATTACTGCCAGGGTTGACAGTAGTGGTGTCACCTTTGATTTCTTTGATGAAAGATCAAGTGGACAGCTTAACTCAATCTGGGGTTGCGGCAGCTTATTTGAACTCATCCTTACCTCGTGAAGAAACGGTGGCAATACTACGTCGTTTGCATCAAGGTGAAATTAAGCTGCTATATGTATCGCCAGAGCGCTTACTTCGTCCTGACTTTATTGAGCGTTTACATGAATTACAGGTATCTCTGTTTGCCATTGACGAAGCGCATTGCATCAGTCAATGGGGCCATGATTTTAGACCTGAATATGCCGCCCTTGGTCAGCTAAAACAGATATTTCCATACATTCCACTGATGGCATTAACAGCTACAGCTGATCAAGCAACTCGTGAGAGTATTTGCCAGCGGCTTCATATCACGCCATTTTGCTTATTATCTAGCTTTGACAGACCTAATATCCGTTACACTGTGGTCGAAAAGCTCAATGCTGCTAACCAGCTAAAGCAGTTTTTACAACTGCAAAAAGGCAGTAATGGCATTATCTACTGCAGTAGTCGACGCCGTGTTGATGAAGTTGCTGATCGCCTCAAGCTGCAGGGCTTCAGCGCTGCTGCGTACCATGCGGGTATGACACAAGAAGAACGTGTTGATATTCAAGATAAATTTTTAAAAGATAAAATCGATATTGTAGTGGCAACTGTTGCCTTTGGCATGGGGATTAATAAATCCAATGTCCGCTTTGTAGTGCATTACGATATTCCGAAAAGCGTGGAGTCTTACTACCAAGAAACAGGCCGAGCAGGACGAGATGGCTTAGATGCTGAAGCTTACATGTTATTTGACCCTGCTGATATTGGGCGCGTGAAGCATTTAATTGAGCAATCTGAGCCAGGTCCGCAACAAGATGTGGAGTTCCATAAAATGAATACCATGGCGGCGTTTGCTGAAGCGCAAACATGCCGCCGTCAGGTATTACTGCATTACTTTGATGAAAGTGCTGATAAGCCTTGTGGTAACTGCGATGTCTGTATTGACCCGCCTAAAAAGTATGATGGCAGTGAAGATGCTAAAAAAGTTTTGTCTTGTATCTTTAGACTAAACCAGCATTTTGGGGTGAATCAGGTCATTGACGTGTTACGTGGCTCAAAAGCGGCCAATGTGATGGATCGTGGCCATAATAAGTTATCCACTTGGGGAATTGGCAAGGAGCAAAGCCATGAGTATTGGTTGTCGGTTACACGTCAACTCATTCACCTTGGACTGGCTTCACAAGATATTACCCGTGGTTCATCTGTTAAGCTAAACGAATCAGCAAGAGCCGTGTTAAAAGGCGAGGTGACATTGCAACTTGCAGAGCCTCGTATTCAATTAGTGACCACTAAACGTCGCAGTAGCGCCTCTCGTGCGCCGCAGCAATACGACAGAAAGCTTTTTGCACGCCTGAAATTACTACGAAGAGAGCTGGCCGAAGAGCATGACGTTCCGCCATATTTAGTATTCAATGACGCAACATTAGCAGAAATGGCGGCAATGGTACCCACGAGCGCCGGAGAAATGTTAGCGGTGAATGGTGTTGGTGAGCGTAAGTTAAGCCGATTTGGTAATGCCTTTTTGGATGAAATTAGCCAATACTTAATCGAAAGCTAG